In a genomic window of Muntiacus reevesi chromosome 1, mMunRee1.1, whole genome shotgun sequence:
- the LOC136161285 gene encoding SLAM family member 9-like isoform X3 has translation MDSLCSSWLPTQTLILQISLIFGLTSASPDYQAVKYPSSSCTLKRTVGASVQLPLTSPLNSSIREIEWNWQSENDENTQLVTWKPQTPTPDWYDLEEIYKHRLNLTEKAFLSIRNLTMEMSGLYTAKIKFNSGKSKEEKFRLCLYDPVPHPQIQIRSSSNTSGWCNISLECEIPGNTGNLKVVWLSQGLPRHLEHRGIPLSSRNLSLSLPISHINSHLTCVVSNPAEEKNATLHLEDICPWRGLTEADLTPAFDSRFSSEQMALALHPTHGSDGEPRGWSVDLDEKEDAYQERWVYSPANGSPSPSDRGIYQPSDWCDQQPRPSL, from the exons GCTTAACTAGTGCTTCACCAGATTATCAAGCTGTCAAATACCCCAGCTCTTCCTGCACATTGAAAAGGACTGTGGGGGCATCTGTACAGCTGCCATTGACCTCCCCTTTGAATTCTAGCATCCGAGAGATTGAGTGGAATTGGCAATCTGAGAATGATGAGAACACACAACTAGTGACCTGGAAGCCTCAGACCCCTACTCCTGACTGGTATGATCTTGAAGAAATATACAAGCACAGACTCAACTTAACAGAGAAGGCTTTCTTGAGCATCAGGAATCTCACCATGGAAATGAGTGGACTATATACAGCAAAAATCAAATTCAACTCAGGAAAATCGAAGGAGGAAAAATTTAGACTCTGTTTATATG ATCCCGTCCCACACCCCCAGATCCAGATTCGTTCATCATCTAACACATCAGGCTGGTGCAACATCAGTCTAGAGTGTGAGATCCCAGGAAACACAGGGAACCTGAAAGTCGTCTGGCTAAGCCAGGGCCTCCCCAGGCACCTGGAGCACAGAGGGATACCCCTCAGCTCCAGGAACCTAAGCCTGAGCCTGCCTATCAGTCACATCAACAGCCACCTCACCTGTGTGGTCAGCAACCCTGCAGAAGAGAAGAATGCAACCCTACACCTGGAGGACATCTGTCCCTGGAGGG GCCTGACTGAAGCAGATCTGACACCAGCCTTTGACTCCAGGTTCTCTTCAGAGCAAATGGCTTTGGCTTTGCATCCTACTCATGGTTCTGATGGTGAGCCTAGGGGCTGGAGTGTGGATCTGGATGAGAAAGAAGATGCATACCAGGAGAG GTGGGTCTACTCTCCTGCCAACGGCTCCCCAAGCCCTTCCGACAGAGGAATCTACCAACCTTCAGACTGGTGTGACCAACAGCCTAGACCCTCCCTATGA